A window of the Raphanus sativus cultivar WK10039 unplaced genomic scaffold, ASM80110v3 Scaffold1163, whole genome shotgun sequence genome harbors these coding sequences:
- the LOC130503829 gene encoding uncharacterized protein LOC130503829: MSSSAPAPSPTPDPPDEGVLSPSAFPPLVSFTPSQTSIPPTIPAKGAPSYAQRFKSSLRNLRKISSPTFEEDGTPVVQAPPSVILNASESWKDHILCKFHGRMPISGKVFSDLNPIWGKKGDIIVRTVSSTACLIYVPSVQLREWILEVGYWQVANCALSVYLWNPDASLEAEDLVSAPTWAVLKKVPPQLYSLDGISVIASGIGEPLHTEKSRLDPFHFGDTKVKVEISLDAPPPSAVIVRDSLGYSVKIDVSQVLVKDPEVQLEGSEVVGQVTEEVVAQVSEVVGQVTEGSEVVAQVSEDVGQEIEDGEIVVQEVVVAPCLPPPVGSSFETLVQGKKALSKGSTQKVRVISHRSDASKTLTLPLNPGSSLTVDDEPSVEGVGLSPPDPEAERPFLPSPAAARKARKDLRRQALLNCSSPTAAASQLFSSIRGLSSGGRRNRF; encoded by the exons ATGTCGTCTTCCGCGCCTGCTCCGTCTCCCACGCCAGACCCGCCTGATGAAGGGGTCCTCTCTCCTTCAGCTTTCCCGCCTCTTGTTTCATTTACTCCGTCCCAAACCTCAATTCCTCCGACGATTCCTGCTAAGGGAGCTCCGTCGTATGCTCAGCGGTTCAAATCCTCACTCAGAAACCTCAGGAAGATCTCTTCCCCAACCTTTGAGGAAGACGGTACTCCGGTGGTCCAAGCCCCACCCTCAGTGATTTTAAACGCCTCAGAATCATGGAAAGACCATATCCTCTGCAAATTTCATGGTCGTATGCCGATCTCCGGTAAAGTTTTCTCAGATCTAAACCCTATTTGGGGGAAGAAGGGAGACATTATCGTTCGTACAGTATCATCTACGGCTTGTCTCATCTATGTTCCTTCGGTCCAGCTTCGTGAGTGGATTCTGGAGGTCGGATATTGGCAAGTCGCCAACTGCGCGCTGTCTGTTTATCTTTGGAACCCAGATGCATCGTTGGAAGCTGAGGATCTAGTTTCGGCTCCGACATGGGCTGTTCTAAAGAAGGTCCCGCCTCAGTTGTACTCGTTGGATGGTATTAGTGTGATAGCCAGTGGTATAGGCGAACCACTTCATACGGAGAAGTCTCGTTTGGACCCATTCCACTTTGGTGATACGAAGGTGAAAGTGGAGATATCTCTTGATGCTCCGCCCCCATCAGCAGTGATAGTACGGGATTCTCTTGGTTACTCAGTTAAAATAGAT GTGTCTCAGGTGCTAGTTAAAGACCCGGAGGTGCAGCTGGAAGGTTCAGAGGTTGTGGGTCAGGTTACAGAAGAAGTTGTGGCTCAGGTTTCAGAGGTTGTGGGTCAGGTTACAGAAGGTTCAGAGGTTGTGGCTCAGGTTTCAGAGGATGTGGGTCAGGAGATTGAAGACGGGGAGATTGTGGTTCAGGAGGTGGTTGTGGCTCCATGTTTACCTCCTCCGGTTGGTTCATCTTTTGAAACACTGGTTCAAGGAAAGAAGGCGTTAAGTAAGGGTTCGACTCAGAAAGTGCGTGTGATTTCTCATCGGTCTGATGCTTCAAAGACGTTGACTCTCCCTCTTAATCCTGGTTCCTCCTTGACTGTGGATGACGAACCTTCAGTAGAGGGTGTTGGTTTATCTCCTCCGGATCCAGAAGCTGAGAGACCTTTCTTGCCTTCTCCTGCAGCAGCGCGGAAAGCGAGGAAAGACTTAAGGCGCCAAGCCCTGTTGAATTGTTCATCTCCAACTGCAGCGGCATCTCAGCTTTTTTCTTCTATTCGGGGACTTTCCTCGGGTGGGAGAAGGAATCGTTTTTAA
- the LOC108854910 gene encoding ras-related protein RABD2b, which produces MNPEYDYLFKLLLIGDSGVGKSCLLLRFADDSYLDSYISTIGVDFKIRTVEQDGKTIKLQIWDTAGQERFRTITSSYYRGAHGIIVTYDVTDQESFNNVKQWLNEIDRYASENVNKLLVGNKNDLTSQKVVSTETAKAFADELGIPFLETSAKNATNVEEAFMAMTAAIKTRMASNPSGGSKPATVQIRGQPVNQQSGCCSS; this is translated from the exons ATGAATCCTGAATA TGACTATCTGTTCAAGCTTTTGCTAATTGGTGATTCTGGTGTTGGCAAATCATGTTTGCTTCTAAGGTTTGCT GACGATTCCTACCTGGATAGCTACATCAGCACCATTGGTGTTGACTTT AAAATCCGCACTGTCGAACAAGATGGAAAGACCATCAAACTCCAGATT TGGGACACGGCAGGTCAAGAGCGTTTCAGAACGATCACCAGCAGTTACTACAGAGGAGCTCATGGGATCATT gtGACTTACGATGTAACAGACCAAGAAAGCTTCAACAATGTCAAGCAATGGCTAAACGAAATCGACCGCTACGCCAGTGAGAATGTGAACAAGCTACTGGTTGGCAACAAAAACGATCTCACATCACAGAAAGTTGTTTCCACTGAAACTGCCAAG GCTTTTGCAGATGAACTTGGGATCCCGTTCTTGGAGACAAGTGCCAAGAATGCTACCAATGTCGAAGAAGCTTTCATGGCCATGACTGCTGCAATCAAGACAAG AATGGCGAGTAATCCTTCAGGAGGATCCAAGCCAGCAACCGTCCAGATCCGAGGACAACCTGTAAACCAGCAATCAGGCTGCTGCTCTTCTTAA